AATTCACGGTCAACTAGGTTGTCTGTTGGATAACCATCTGTTGGTTTTACGATAATAACGCCGTGCATGCCGTTTGCGATATGGGAAAGAATTGGATCCGTGCCGCAGTGGTACATGAATACACCGGGAAAGTTCGCTGGATACGTAAACGTTCCGTCTTCATTTGGCATAATATCAGCAAAGTTTTTAGATGGTGCTGTGTGCACCGCATGCAAATCGATACTATGCGGAATTGCAGGGTCAATATTTACTAATTTGAAGTTTATTGTGTCACCTTGGTTTACAACAACTAATGGACCAGGCGCTTCGCCGTTAAACGTCCATGCTTTATACATTTTTCCTTTTGCAATTTCAATATCCGTGATTTGGGCAGTCATTTCAACATTCACTTCATGGTCGCCAACACGCTCAACTTTTAATGGAACTGGTTCTTGATTTAAATCTTTGTGTGGCCCAAACACTTCAACGACTTCAGCGACTTCTTCAGTTTTTGATGTTGCAGCTACATTTGAATTTTCTTTGCTAGTATCAACTGATGCATCCCCACAACCTGCCAACAACACCGCGACTAAAACTCCCGACAAACCAACTGCAAATAACTTTTTCATTTTTCTTGCCTCCTTTTTGTTTTAGGACTCTTTTACTACTTTTAGTATATGAATAAAGTCAACTGTAGATTGTGATATTAATCACAAAGTATGTTGATGTCATAGAGTATTCACAATGAAGGGATTTCCCTAGGGTTTGAATAAAAAAATAAAGTTTCGACGGAAGATTGTAAATTGAGTGAAGTTTGTTACTATGTAAGTAGACAGAGAAAAAAGGACCAAAAAAGAAGGGGTGAATCAAGAACGAAGTTAAAGATTATAGGCTAAATGCCTAGATTTTACATTTTTGCAATTCATGTGGTTATTCATAGTAAAACAAAAAGAAAGGGTGATGAGTAAATATGCAAAAAGTAATCAAACAATCACGTGCACTACTTTTAATGCTAGCCTTTCTACTCGCTTTTGCCCCAATGTCCGCACTTGCGGGTTCGGGGGAGAAGCAAACCGTTAATTATGTTTCTTTAGGGGATTCACTAGCGGCAGGTATGCTTCACGATAGATCGATAAGTCCAGGATTTGCTGGTGAAGTTGAAAGTGAATTGAAATTAAGGGGATATGATATAAAGCCAGGAAATAATTATGGTGTACCTGGATTTACGTCCCATAATGTAATCGCTGGATTACTTGGAATAAAGGAATTGGAAAGTGCGGATATTATTACGATTAGTGTTGGTGCGAATGATGTGTTGATGGGCTTAGACGTTGCCAACTTAGATTTGTTGATTCCTGGTAAGCTTGACGGGTTGAAAAATGCCGCAAATGATGCTGCAACTACGGCTACGCTAACTACGGGTTCCGCAATGACATCAATAGATGTAGCTGAAGAACCGGTAAATACAGCAAAACTTGCAGTTGTAGAAGGTCAAGAAGCAGTTAATGTTGTCAAGAATGCTATTGATCTGAATATGGCTATTTTACCTCCTGAGGTAAAACTAGCACTTGTTACTATATATGATGATATTGAAGAAGCGTCAAATAGGGTAGAGAAAGCAAACGACGAATTAATTAGCGCAAAGGAAATGTTTGCCACAAATCCAATAACAGCTGCAACTGAATTAGAAACATTGGAAAATGATTTAAGTGCGGCTAAGCAAAAATTAGAATCAGTGGTAACGAATATAGGGATAATTGAAACTTTTATTGCAGAATCGTCTCTTCCGATACCGTTAGAATTAAAGGCGGCAGTCTTAAATGTTAAAGAAAAAGCAATTCAGGCGGCGTTAGACGCAGGCAATGCAGTAGAAGCAGTTCAAAATGCAAAAGAAGCTGTAAACCTTGCAACCGAAGCGCAAATTGCGGCGAAAACAGCTGGCGAAAAAGTAGCAACCGCCGCAGCCAAAGCAATGGAACTCACCCAGGTGATAGCAAAAATTCCTGACAAAATCCAGGAAGTTGGTGTGAATATGTCAACTATACTTGGTACAATCAAAGCGGCAAATCCTAATGTTAAAATATACGTAATGGGTTATTACAACGCCTTACCTTATCTACCGCCAGAGGTGCAACAGACATTTACGCTACAGTTTCTTGATGGCCTAAATAAAGTAATTGAAGACGCATCCAATCATTTCGATGCAACATTTATATCTACGTTTGATGCATTTGAAGGAAATTATGAGGTTTATCTTCCGAACCCTAAAGATATACATCCAAGTCTAGATGGATATAAAGCTATTGCTAATGAATTCATGAAGGAAATTGGTGAATCATACCCTGTTATCGTGTCAGAAGAACCAGGTGAAGTGATAATCGATTTAAATGAAAAAGTTGATGTTTATGCGGGTCAAAAAGTTCTCATTAATGATACTGACGTAAGTTTATTATTACCGAAAGATCTTCCAGAGGGAACAACCCTGACAGTCACTCTAGCGGATAAGGATGCACTGGCAAAAGCAAAAGGACTAAAAGATGTTGGGGATGTACTGAACTTTACATTCGAGTTCCCGGAAGGTTTTGAAAAGTATGAGGGTAAATTCACATTAGTTATGGGATATGACGCAGACGAATCCTTTGATGTAGACATCTATTATTTTGACGAAGAAAAAGATGCATGGGTGGCTAAAGAAGGGAAAGTAAATAAAGAAGCAAAAGAAATCAGCGTGGATGTTAAACATTTCTCCAACTACGGTGTTTTTGCTCAAATAGATGTAGATAAAGAAAAACCACCAGTTACTGAGAAACCAGATGACGATGATGATAAAACTCCACCAGTAGTTAAAACTCCAGATAAAAACTCTGGAAAAGATCCAACTAAGGGAAGCGACTCAACTAAGAAACCAACACCGAAACCGACTAAAGAAGGATCAAAATTACCAAAAACCGCCACAAATAATTTTAGTTTGTTGCTATTCGGAACAATACTTCTTGTAACAGGAGTAGCTACATTGGTGATCAGACCGAAAAAAGTTTTGTCTTAATTTGAATATCAGATAGAATAAGCATTAAGCTACCGTTATTCCAGTACTTTGGAGTAAGGTAGCTTTTTTGAATTCTTATCAAACAAAAGGGATTGATTTGCCATAAAATATGAAGTGGAATTATATAAACCGGTTAAGGATTATTTTACCGCAGAGGAATATGACGTTTACGGTGAAGTTAACGATTGTGATGTAGTAGCCGTAAAAGAAGAAGAACTTATAATTGTCGAATTAAAACTACGATTAAACTTGGACCTTATCATGCAAGCGACAAAGAGGCAGCGTTTGTCCGACCAGGTATACGTCGCAATTCCTAAACCGAAATTAAGTTTTCGTTCCCAAAAGTGGCGAGACATTTGTTATTTGATGAGAAGGTTAGAAGTTGGTTTAATCATCGTTTCACCCAATAAAGCTGAGGAGCAAATCAAAGTCATCCATCATCCAACTCCTTTTGATCGAGTGAAAAGCATGCAGCTAAGTAAAAAAAGAAGAAACCGATTAATTGCTGAAATTGAAGGAAGGACCGGAGATTTTAATATTGGCGGCAGCAA
This genomic window from Sporosarcina sp. Marseille-Q4063 contains:
- a CDS encoding multicopper oxidase domain-containing protein, whose protein sequence is MKKLFAVGLSGVLVAVLLAGCGDASVDTSKENSNVAATSKTEEVAEVVEVFGPHKDLNQEPVPLKVERVGDHEVNVEMTAQITDIEIAKGKMYKAWTFNGEAPGPLVVVNQGDTINFKLVNIDPAIPHSIDLHAVHTAPSKNFADIMPNEDGTFTYPANFPGVFMYHCGTDPILSHIANGMHGVIIVKPTDGYPTDNLVDREFVMIQNEWYKYNDHDAFLNAEPEHVVLSTKALNEGDRNTNGDTFSLKDEPLEAKVGERIRLYINNMGPNEVSSFHVVGSIMEDVYVDGNPANVLKGMQTIMLPASGGAVVEFVVTEEGNYPILTHQFKHADKGAIAILKVTAE
- a CDS encoding SGNH/GDSL hydrolase family protein, translated to MQKVIKQSRALLLMLAFLLAFAPMSALAGSGEKQTVNYVSLGDSLAAGMLHDRSISPGFAGEVESELKLRGYDIKPGNNYGVPGFTSHNVIAGLLGIKELESADIITISVGANDVLMGLDVANLDLLIPGKLDGLKNAANDAATTATLTTGSAMTSIDVAEEPVNTAKLAVVEGQEAVNVVKNAIDLNMAILPPEVKLALVTIYDDIEEASNRVEKANDELISAKEMFATNPITAATELETLENDLSAAKQKLESVVTNIGIIETFIAESSLPIPLELKAAVLNVKEKAIQAALDAGNAVEAVQNAKEAVNLATEAQIAAKTAGEKVATAAAKAMELTQVIAKIPDKIQEVGVNMSTILGTIKAANPNVKIYVMGYYNALPYLPPEVQQTFTLQFLDGLNKVIEDASNHFDATFISTFDAFEGNYEVYLPNPKDIHPSLDGYKAIANEFMKEIGESYPVIVSEEPGEVIIDLNEKVDVYAGQKVLINDTDVSLLLPKDLPEGTTLTVTLADKDALAKAKGLKDVGDVLNFTFEFPEGFEKYEGKFTLVMGYDADESFDVDIYYFDEEKDAWVAKEGKVNKEAKEISVDVKHFSNYGVFAQIDVDKEKPPVTEKPDDDDDKTPPVVKTPDKNSGKDPTKGSDSTKKPTPKPTKEGSKLPKTATNNFSLLLFGTILLVTGVATLVIRPKKVLS
- a CDS encoding DUF2161 domain-containing phosphodiesterase; this translates as MELYKPVKDYFTAEEYDVYGEVNDCDVVAVKEEELIIVELKLRLNLDLIMQATKRQRLSDQVYVAIPKPKLSFRSQKWRDICYLMRRLEVGLIIVSPNKAEEQIKVIHHPTPFDRVKSMQLSKKRRNRLIAEIEGRTGDFNIGGSNKLKIMTSYKENCIHIACCLIHHGPLSPKSLREIGTGEKTYQILHKNYDGWFDRIERGIYAISETGIAELKEYPELVEYYSKLTRYER